In Thauera sp. JM12B12, one DNA window encodes the following:
- the ftsA gene encoding cell division protein FtsA, producing the protein MSKEYKELIVGLDIGTAKVTCMVAEVRPDGRLNVVGLGTQPTNGLKRGVVVNIEATVDAISRVVQEVEVMADCKIHEVYTGLAGSHIKSFNSSGTVAIKEKEVSPMDVERVIEVARAMPIPAEQQILHILTQEFIIDGQGGVREPIGMSGVRLEVKVHIVTGAVSAAQNVIKCVRRCGLEVMDLSLQPLASSHAVLTEDEKELGVCMVDIGGGTTDIAVFTQGAIRHTAVIPVAGDQITNDIAMALRTPTSEAEEIKIRHGVAMHQMADAEEMIEVPGVGDRPPRKLSRQALADVIEPRVSELFELVQAELRRSGYEELLSSGIVLTGGSAVMRGMAELAEDVFHMPARVGAPQYDGGLADVVCQPRYATAMGLVMEGAAQRRRGLQARETRSVKQVFGRMKAWFERNF; encoded by the coding sequence ATGAGCAAGGAATACAAGGAATTGATCGTCGGTCTCGACATCGGCACGGCCAAGGTCACCTGCATGGTGGCCGAGGTTCGCCCCGACGGCCGGCTCAACGTCGTCGGTCTCGGCACGCAGCCCACCAACGGGCTCAAGCGCGGCGTGGTGGTGAACATCGAGGCCACGGTCGATGCGATCTCGCGCGTGGTGCAGGAGGTCGAGGTGATGGCCGACTGCAAGATCCACGAGGTGTACACCGGCCTCGCCGGCAGCCACATCAAGAGCTTCAACTCCAGCGGCACGGTCGCGATCAAGGAGAAGGAGGTCTCGCCGATGGACGTCGAGCGCGTGATCGAGGTCGCGCGCGCGATGCCGATCCCCGCAGAACAGCAGATCCTGCACATCCTCACCCAGGAATTCATCATCGATGGCCAGGGTGGCGTGCGCGAGCCGATCGGCATGAGCGGCGTGCGCCTCGAGGTCAAGGTGCACATCGTCACCGGCGCCGTGTCAGCGGCCCAGAACGTGATCAAGTGCGTGCGCCGATGCGGGCTGGAGGTCATGGACCTCAGCCTGCAGCCGCTCGCTTCCAGCCATGCGGTGCTGACCGAGGACGAGAAGGAACTCGGCGTGTGCATGGTCGACATCGGCGGCGGCACCACCGACATCGCGGTGTTCACCCAGGGCGCGATCCGCCACACCGCGGTGATCCCGGTCGCCGGCGACCAGATCACCAACGACATCGCGATGGCCTTGCGCACGCCGACCTCCGAGGCGGAGGAGATCAAGATCCGCCATGGCGTGGCGATGCACCAGATGGCCGATGCGGAGGAGATGATCGAGGTGCCCGGCGTGGGCGACCGGCCGCCGCGCAAGCTGTCGCGCCAGGCGCTGGCCGACGTGATCGAGCCGCGGGTGTCCGAGCTGTTCGAGCTCGTGCAGGCCGAGCTGCGCCGCAGCGGCTATGAGGAGCTGCTGTCCTCGGGCATCGTGCTCACCGGCGGTTCGGCGGTGATGCGCGGCATGGCCGAGCTCGCTGAGGACGTATTCCACATGCCCGCGCGGGTGGGCGCGCCGCAGTACGACGGCGGGCTTGCCGACGTCGTCTGCCAGCCGCGCTACGCGACCGCGATGGGCTTGGTCATGGAGGGCGCCGCGCAGCGGCGCAGGGGGCTTCAGGCGCGCGAGACGCGCAGCGTGAAGCAGGTTTTCGGGCGCATGAAGGCGTGGTTCGAGCGCAATTTCTGA
- the murC gene encoding UDP-N-acetylmuramate--L-alanine ligase yields the protein MKHKVRNIHFVGIGGSGMSGIAEVLVNQGYRVSGSDLGENAATRRLQKMGARVICGHDATNVADADVVVVSTAVRADNPEVLAARERHVPVVPRAQMLAELMRFKHGIAIAGTHGKTTTTSLVASILAEGGIDPTFVIGGRLNAAGANARLGTGDYLVAEADESDASFLLLNPVISVVTNIDADHMDTYGHDFGRVKQAFVDFLQRLPFYGVAVLCEDDANVREIIPQVSKQIVRYGLSGSANIRAENVRADGGRMLFDCVRVNGTTSRLSVTLNLPGMHNVLNALAAIAVATEVQVPDAAIVKALAEFNGVGRRFQRYGEVALLDQDGDEAGSFTLVDDYGHHPVEMAATIAAARGAFPGRRLVLAFQPHRYTRTRDCFEDFVKVLSTVDALLLAEVYAAGETPIVAADGRSLARAIRVVGKVEPVFVEDIADMPQTILSAAREGDVVITMGAGSIGAVPGKLARIEEAV from the coding sequence ATGAAGCACAAGGTCAGGAACATTCATTTCGTCGGCATCGGTGGCTCGGGCATGAGCGGCATCGCCGAGGTGCTGGTCAACCAGGGCTATCGCGTGAGCGGCTCCGATCTCGGCGAGAATGCCGCCACCCGCCGCCTGCAGAAGATGGGCGCGCGCGTGATCTGTGGCCACGACGCGACCAACGTTGCCGACGCCGACGTGGTCGTGGTGTCGACGGCGGTAAGGGCCGACAACCCCGAGGTCCTGGCCGCGCGCGAGCGCCATGTCCCGGTGGTGCCGCGCGCGCAGATGCTCGCCGAGCTGATGCGTTTCAAGCATGGCATCGCGATCGCCGGAACCCATGGCAAGACCACTACCACCTCGCTGGTGGCGAGCATCCTCGCCGAGGGCGGCATCGACCCCACCTTCGTCATCGGCGGCCGCCTCAACGCCGCCGGCGCCAATGCGCGTCTGGGCACCGGCGACTACCTGGTCGCCGAGGCGGACGAGTCCGACGCCTCCTTCCTGCTCCTCAATCCGGTCATCTCGGTGGTCACGAACATCGACGCGGACCACATGGACACCTACGGGCACGACTTTGGCCGCGTCAAGCAGGCCTTCGTGGACTTCCTCCAGCGCCTGCCCTTCTACGGCGTCGCGGTGCTGTGCGAGGACGACGCCAACGTGCGCGAGATCATCCCGCAGGTGTCCAAGCAGATCGTGCGTTACGGCCTGTCCGGGAGCGCGAACATCCGCGCCGAGAACGTCCGCGCCGACGGCGGGCGCATGCTGTTCGACTGCGTTCGGGTGAACGGCACGACCTCCAGGCTGTCGGTTACGCTCAACCTGCCCGGCATGCACAACGTGCTCAACGCACTGGCCGCGATCGCGGTCGCCACCGAGGTGCAGGTGCCGGACGCGGCGATCGTCAAGGCGCTCGCCGAATTCAACGGCGTCGGCCGGCGCTTCCAGCGCTACGGCGAGGTGGCGCTGCTCGACCAGGACGGTGACGAGGCCGGCAGCTTCACGCTGGTGGACGACTACGGCCATCACCCGGTGGAGATGGCGGCGACCATCGCCGCCGCGCGCGGCGCCTTCCCCGGTCGCCGTCTCGTGCTCGCGTTCCAGCCCCATCGCTACACGCGCACCCGCGACTGCTTCGAGGACTTCGTGAAGGTGCTGTCGACCGTCGATGCACTGCTGCTGGCCGAGGTTTATGCCGCCGGAGAGACGCCGATCGTCGCCGCCGACGGCCGTTCGCTGGCGCGAGCGATCCGCGTCGTGGGCAAGGTCGAGCCGGTGTTCGTCGAGGACATCGCGGACATGCCGCAGACGATTCTTTCAGCCGCCCGCGAGGGCGACGTGGTGATCACCATGGGGGCGGGCAGCATCGGCGCGGTGCCGGGCAAGCTCGCACGTATCGAGGAAGCAGTGTGA
- a CDS encoding cell division protein FtsQ/DivIB has protein sequence MADVPARPASIRSARPAAAAGRARNGTERGLWHRPALLNLISDLLTLAAAMALGWALVLWFLSRPLFPLRELVVLTNPAQVTEEQLDYAARLAVRGNFFTVDLEAVKATFEKLPWVRKAEVRRRWPDALELRLEEHDAVAYWTVSESGDARLVNRQGEVFIAASNADMPQFDGPQGSSGWLLARYAEFSGLLQPLGVRLVGLALSAREAWQLQLDNGMTIVLGREQEKSPLVERLQRFVAVWPRVQSEIDIEIKVADLRYPGGFALTPTDASVLQQPVAPAGRKGKQ, from the coding sequence TTGGCTGACGTGCCTGCGCGCCCCGCCTCCATCCGTTCCGCGCGCCCCGCGGCCGCGGCGGGGCGGGCGCGCAACGGCACCGAGCGCGGCCTGTGGCATCGCCCGGCCTTGTTGAACCTGATCTCCGATCTGCTCACCCTGGCCGCCGCGATGGCGCTGGGCTGGGCGTTGGTGCTGTGGTTCCTGTCGCGTCCGCTGTTCCCGTTGCGCGAGCTCGTGGTGCTCACCAATCCGGCGCAGGTGACCGAGGAGCAGCTCGACTACGCCGCGCGCCTCGCCGTGCGCGGCAACTTCTTCACGGTCGACCTGGAGGCGGTCAAGGCCACCTTCGAGAAGCTGCCCTGGGTGCGCAAGGCCGAGGTGCGGCGGCGCTGGCCCGATGCCCTCGAGCTGCGCCTCGAGGAGCACGATGCGGTCGCGTACTGGACGGTCTCGGAGAGCGGCGACGCGCGCCTGGTGAACCGCCAGGGCGAGGTCTTCATCGCCGCGTCGAATGCCGACATGCCGCAGTTCGACGGACCGCAGGGATCCTCGGGCTGGCTGCTCGCGCGCTACGCCGAATTCTCCGGTCTGTTGCAGCCGCTCGGGGTGCGCTTGGTCGGGCTTGCCCTGTCGGCTCGCGAGGCCTGGCAGCTGCAGCTCGACAACGGCATGACCATCGTGCTCGGACGGGAACAGGAAAAGTCGCCGCTCGTCGAGCGGCTGCAGCGCTTCGTGGCCGTCTGGCCGCGGGTGCAAAGCGAGATCGACATCGAAATCAAGGTCGCGGACCTGCGCTACCCGGGCGGGTTCGCGCTGACGCCGACCGACGCCTCGGTGCTGCAGCAGCCCGTGGCGCCCGCAGGCAGGAAAGGCAAGCAATGA
- the mraY gene encoding phospho-N-acetylmuramoyl-pentapeptide-transferase, translating into MLLELALWLGQDIRGFNVFGYITLRTVLAALTALAISLIAGPAVIRWLAAKKIGQAVRDDGPKSHLTKAGTPTMGGALILIAIGVTILLWGDLRNDYVWVTLLVTVGFGAVGWVDDWRKVVHRDPKGLASRWKYLWTSAIALAAAIYLGFTASTPAETELIVPFFKAVAYPLGIFGFIALTYFVINGTSHAVNLTDGLDGLAIMPTVMVAGALAIFAYVAGHVGFSKYLGVPYVAGAGELAVFCGAICGAGLGFLWFNAYPAEVFMGDVGALALGAALGTIAVIVRQEIVLFIMGGLFVAETLSVMVQVLYFKATGGKRIFRMAPLHHHYELGGWKETQVVVRFWIITIMLVLFGLSTLKLR; encoded by the coding sequence ATGCTGTTGGAACTTGCTCTCTGGCTCGGCCAGGACATTCGTGGCTTCAACGTCTTCGGCTACATCACGCTGCGGACGGTGCTCGCCGCCCTCACCGCGCTGGCGATCTCGCTGATCGCCGGCCCCGCGGTCATCCGCTGGCTCGCCGCCAAGAAGATCGGTCAGGCGGTGCGCGACGATGGTCCCAAGTCGCACCTCACCAAGGCCGGCACGCCGACCATGGGCGGCGCGCTGATCCTGATCGCGATCGGCGTCACCATCCTGCTGTGGGGTGATCTCCGCAACGACTACGTGTGGGTGACCCTGCTCGTTACCGTGGGCTTTGGCGCGGTGGGCTGGGTCGATGACTGGCGCAAGGTCGTGCATCGCGATCCGAAGGGGCTGGCGAGTCGCTGGAAGTACCTGTGGACCTCGGCGATCGCGCTCGCGGCGGCGATCTATCTGGGTTTCACCGCGAGCACGCCGGCCGAGACCGAGCTGATCGTGCCCTTCTTCAAGGCCGTGGCCTATCCGCTGGGCATCTTCGGCTTCATCGCGCTGACCTATTTCGTCATCAACGGCACCAGCCACGCGGTGAACCTCACCGACGGCCTCGACGGCCTGGCGATCATGCCGACGGTGATGGTGGCCGGGGCACTGGCGATCTTCGCCTACGTCGCCGGTCACGTGGGCTTCTCGAAGTACCTCGGCGTGCCCTATGTCGCCGGCGCGGGCGAGCTGGCGGTGTTCTGCGGCGCGATCTGCGGCGCCGGCCTCGGTTTTCTGTGGTTCAACGCCTATCCGGCCGAGGTCTTCATGGGCGACGTCGGTGCGCTCGCGCTCGGCGCCGCGCTCGGCACGATCGCCGTCATCGTGCGCCAGGAGATCGTGCTCTTCATCATGGGCGGCCTGTTCGTCGCCGAGACCCTGTCGGTGATGGTTCAGGTGCTGTACTTCAAGGCCACCGGCGGCAAACGCATCTTCCGCATGGCGCCGCTGCACCATCACTACGAACTCGGCGGCTGGAAGGAGACGCAGGTCGTGGTCCGTTTCTGGATCATCACCATCATGCTGGTGCTGTTCGGGCTGTCGACGCTGAAACTGCGATGA
- the murG gene encoding undecaprenyldiphospho-muramoylpentapeptide beta-N-acetylglucosaminyltransferase, whose amino-acid sequence MKTLMVMAGGTGGHIFPGIAVAEELRAKGWRIVWMGNPEGMEARIVPQRGYETAWVRFGALRGKGLLRKLLLPASLISGFWQALRALRRIRPDVVLGMGGYITFPGGMMAALLGRPLVLHEQNSVAGLANRVLAKVADRVLSGFPDVLEEAEWMGNPVRADIAAVPPPAERYAGRSGPLRVLVVGGSLGAAALNETVPQALARLGADERPLVVHQAGERQIEALRAAYARVQVEGELRPFIDDMASAYADADLVICRAGALTVAELAAVGVASLLVPFPHAVDDHQTGNARFLADRGGAYLLPQTELSPARLAGIISSLDRGRLLQMADNARALAKPLAAVAVAHACAELAGGDAT is encoded by the coding sequence ATGAAGACGCTGATGGTGATGGCCGGCGGCACAGGCGGCCACATCTTCCCCGGCATCGCGGTGGCCGAGGAACTGCGCGCCAAGGGCTGGCGCATCGTGTGGATGGGCAACCCCGAGGGCATGGAGGCGCGCATCGTCCCGCAGCGTGGCTACGAGACCGCCTGGGTGCGTTTCGGCGCGTTGCGCGGAAAGGGCCTGCTGCGCAAGCTGCTGCTCCCGGCGAGCCTGATTTCGGGTTTCTGGCAGGCGCTGCGCGCACTGCGCCGGATTCGTCCCGACGTGGTGCTCGGGATGGGCGGCTACATCACCTTCCCCGGCGGCATGATGGCGGCGCTGCTCGGCCGACCGCTCGTGCTGCACGAACAGAATTCGGTGGCCGGGCTCGCCAACCGCGTGCTCGCCAAAGTGGCCGACCGCGTGCTGAGCGGATTCCCCGATGTGCTCGAAGAGGCCGAGTGGATGGGCAACCCGGTGCGCGCAGACATCGCGGCGGTCCCGCCCCCCGCCGAGCGCTACGCCGGCCGCAGCGGTCCGTTGCGCGTGCTGGTGGTCGGCGGCAGCCTGGGTGCCGCGGCCCTGAACGAGACCGTGCCGCAGGCGCTCGCGCGCCTGGGGGCAGACGAACGCCCGCTCGTGGTGCATCAGGCCGGCGAGCGCCAGATCGAGGCGCTGCGCGCGGCGTATGCGCGCGTGCAGGTCGAGGGCGAGCTGCGGCCCTTCATCGACGACATGGCGAGCGCGTACGCCGATGCCGATCTGGTGATCTGTCGCGCCGGTGCGCTGACGGTTGCCGAGCTCGCGGCGGTGGGCGTGGCCAGCCTGCTGGTGCCTTTCCCGCACGCGGTGGATGACCACCAGACCGGCAACGCGCGCTTCCTCGCCGACCGTGGCGGCGCCTACCTGCTGCCCCAGACCGAACTCTCGCCCGCGCGCCTTGCGGGCATCATTTCCAGCCTGGACCGCGGCCGGCTGCTGCAGATGGCCGACAACGCACGGGCGCTCGCCAAGCCGCTGGCCGCGGTGGCGGTCGCCCACGCGTGCGCCGAACTGGCCGGTGGAGACGCGACATGA
- the ftsW gene encoding putative lipid II flippase FtsW, with translation MKLASTLSGLFHRAERKADPARAAADRLARQSAPARELDLVLIWSAVGLLLLGLVMVYSASIAIAEGSRFTGYQSHYFLMRHAIFLAIGIGLGLVCFQFPMARWQQLAPALFVAGVVLLVVVLIPGVGREVNGAQRWLSLGPVNLQPSELMKIFAALYAADYTVRKLDVMGSFVKGFVPMMAVILLVGFLLLREPDFGAFVVITTIAFGVLFLGGVNVRVFVLLAVVAVIGFVILIWTSPYRRDRIFGFMDPWQDAFGKGYQLSHSLIAFGRGEWFGVGLGGSVEKLFYLPEAHTDFLLAVIAEELGFVGVMTVVILFALVVQRAFLIGREAIKLERYFSGLVAQGIGLWIGIQSFINMGVNMGLLPTKGLTLPLMSFGGSGIVANCIALGILLRVDWENRQLMRGGRT, from the coding sequence ATGAAGCTTGCCAGCACGCTGTCCGGCCTGTTCCATCGCGCCGAGCGCAAGGCCGACCCCGCACGCGCCGCCGCCGACCGGCTCGCGCGCCAGTCCGCGCCGGCGCGAGAGCTCGACCTGGTGCTGATCTGGTCGGCGGTCGGCCTGCTGCTGCTCGGCCTGGTGATGGTGTACTCGGCCTCCATCGCGATCGCCGAGGGCAGCCGCTTCACCGGCTACCAGTCGCACTACTTCCTGATGCGGCACGCGATCTTCCTCGCGATCGGCATCGGTCTCGGCCTGGTGTGCTTCCAATTCCCGATGGCACGCTGGCAGCAGCTGGCACCTGCGCTGTTCGTCGCCGGCGTGGTCCTGCTTGTCGTCGTGCTGATCCCCGGCGTGGGCCGCGAGGTCAATGGCGCGCAGCGCTGGTTGTCGCTCGGCCCGGTCAACCTGCAGCCCTCCGAGCTGATGAAGATCTTCGCCGCCCTCTACGCCGCCGATTACACCGTGCGCAAGCTCGACGTCATGGGCAGCTTCGTGAAGGGTTTCGTGCCGATGATGGCGGTGATCCTGCTCGTCGGCTTCCTGCTGCTGCGCGAGCCCGACTTCGGCGCCTTCGTCGTGATCACCACGATCGCCTTCGGCGTGCTCTTCCTCGGCGGCGTGAACGTGCGCGTGTTCGTCCTGCTGGCGGTGGTGGCCGTGATCGGCTTCGTGATCCTGATCTGGACCTCGCCCTACCGCCGCGATCGCATCTTCGGCTTCATGGACCCGTGGCAGGACGCCTTCGGCAAGGGCTACCAGCTCTCGCATTCGCTGATCGCGTTCGGGCGCGGGGAGTGGTTCGGCGTCGGCCTTGGCGGCAGCGTGGAAAAACTCTTCTACCTGCCCGAGGCGCACACCGACTTCCTGCTCGCGGTGATCGCCGAGGAACTCGGCTTCGTCGGCGTGATGACGGTGGTGATCCTGTTCGCGCTCGTGGTACAGCGCGCCTTCCTCATCGGGCGCGAGGCGATCAAGCTCGAGCGCTATTTCTCCGGCCTGGTCGCCCAGGGCATCGGGCTGTGGATCGGCATCCAGTCCTTCATCAACATGGGCGTCAACATGGGCCTGCTGCCCACCAAGGGCCTGACCTTGCCGCTGATGAGCTTCGGCGGCTCGGGGATCGTCGCCAACTGCATCGCGCTCGGCATCCTGCTTCGTGTGGACTGGGAGAACCGCCAGCTCATGCGGGGAGGGCGGACATGA
- the murD gene encoding UDP-N-acetylmuramoyl-L-alanine--D-glutamate ligase — protein sequence MSALTGKHVLVLGLGESGLAMARWCALRGARVRVADSRSNPPGLDALRADAPLAELVAGSFGAEVLEGVELVALSPGLDPRVGIAAEARRRGLQITGEMSLLAQALDELGVRANTRILAITGTNGKTTTTALTAALAQSAGVDAVAAGNISPAALDVLMERLEIGAELPACWVLELSSFQIETMRGLDAAAATVLNVTDDHLDRYADLAEYAATKAAIFQGDGVQVLNRDDPRVAAMALPGRSIIRFGTSQPAGPHDYGLVDAEGGTWLMRGDERLLALAELPLAGRHNAANALAALALCEGGLGIQPRRLINGLLAFRGLPHRVELVAERVDGVRFYDDSKGTNVGATVAALDGMDCPVVLIAGGDGKGQDFSPLAEAFARKARAVVLIGRDAQRIEAVAAGRGVVLEHAADLDAAVLRANALARPGDAVLLSPACASLDMFRNYAHRAEVFVAAVCRLAEVTPR from the coding sequence ATGAGCGCACTGACCGGAAAACACGTCCTCGTTCTCGGGCTCGGCGAGTCGGGCCTGGCCATGGCGCGCTGGTGCGCATTGCGCGGTGCGCGCGTGCGCGTCGCCGACAGCCGCTCCAACCCACCCGGGCTGGATGCGCTGCGTGCGGACGCGCCGCTCGCCGAGCTCGTCGCCGGCAGCTTCGGTGCCGAGGTGCTCGAGGGCGTCGAGCTGGTGGCGCTCAGCCCCGGGCTCGATCCGCGCGTCGGCATCGCCGCCGAGGCGCGCCGGCGCGGCCTGCAGATCACGGGCGAGATGAGCCTGCTCGCCCAGGCGCTCGACGAGCTTGGCGTACGCGCGAACACGCGCATCCTGGCCATCACCGGCACCAACGGCAAGACCACCACCACCGCGCTCACCGCCGCGCTCGCGCAGTCGGCCGGCGTGGATGCGGTCGCCGCCGGCAACATCAGCCCTGCGGCCCTCGACGTGCTCATGGAGCGTCTCGAGATTGGCGCCGAGCTGCCCGCTTGCTGGGTGCTCGAGCTCTCCAGTTTCCAGATCGAGACCATGCGCGGGCTCGATGCCGCGGCAGCGACCGTGCTCAACGTGACCGACGACCATCTCGATCGCTACGCAGACCTCGCCGAGTACGCCGCCACCAAGGCGGCGATCTTCCAGGGCGACGGTGTGCAGGTGCTGAACCGCGACGATCCGCGCGTGGCGGCGATGGCGCTGCCGGGTCGGTCCATCATCCGTTTCGGTACCTCTCAGCCCGCCGGCCCGCACGACTACGGCCTCGTCGACGCCGAGGGCGGGACCTGGCTGATGCGCGGCGACGAGCGCCTGCTCGCGCTTGCCGAGCTGCCGCTTGCCGGCCGCCACAACGCCGCCAACGCGCTGGCGGCGCTGGCGCTGTGCGAGGGCGGCCTGGGGATCCAGCCGCGTCGTCTGATCAATGGGCTGCTCGCCTTCCGCGGTCTGCCGCACCGTGTCGAACTGGTCGCCGAGCGCGTGGATGGCGTCCGCTTTTACGACGACTCGAAGGGCACCAACGTCGGCGCGACGGTGGCGGCGCTCGACGGCATGGATTGCCCGGTGGTCCTGATCGCCGGTGGCGACGGCAAGGGCCAGGATTTCTCGCCGCTCGCCGAGGCGTTCGCGCGCAAGGCACGCGCCGTCGTGCTCATCGGGCGCGACGCCCAGCGCATCGAGGCGGTGGCTGCCGGTCGTGGCGTCGTGCTCGAGCATGCCGCCGATCTCGACGCCGCGGTCCTGCGCGCGAATGCCCTCGCCCGGCCGGGCGATGCGGTGCTGCTGTCGCCCGCCTGCGCCAGCCTCGACATGTTCCGCAACTACGCCCATCGCGCCGAAGTCTTCGTCGCCGCCGTGTGCAGGCTGGCGGAGGTGACGCCGCGATGA
- a CDS encoding D-alanine--D-alanine ligase — MKTRFGKVAVLFGGSSAEREVSLMSGNAVLAALQAAGVDAHAFDPAERDLHILKEDGFERVFIALHGRGGEDGTVQGALELMGIPYTGSGVMASALSMDKWRTKMVWLAAGLPTPRYAILEQGTDWKAVVAELGLPIFVKPAHEGSSMGATKVVEAAQLQAAWELAARYDTLVIAEEFIAGAELTAPFLEDQALPLVRIVAPDGNYDYQHKYFTDDTRYDCPCGLPAQQEAELQAMVMKSARVLGCRGWGRADLILTADGRPYLLEMNTSPGMTGHSLVPMSARVAGMDFTALCLTILEGARLG; from the coding sequence GTGAAGACGCGATTTGGCAAGGTTGCGGTGCTCTTCGGCGGTTCGTCTGCCGAGCGCGAAGTGTCGCTGATGTCTGGCAACGCCGTGCTGGCGGCGCTGCAGGCGGCCGGCGTGGACGCTCATGCCTTCGATCCGGCCGAGCGCGACCTGCACATCCTCAAGGAAGACGGCTTCGAGCGCGTGTTCATCGCCCTGCACGGACGGGGTGGCGAGGACGGGACGGTGCAGGGCGCGCTCGAGCTGATGGGCATCCCCTACACCGGGAGCGGGGTGATGGCTTCCGCGCTGTCGATGGACAAGTGGCGCACCAAGATGGTGTGGCTGGCCGCCGGCCTGCCCACGCCGCGCTACGCGATCCTGGAGCAGGGCACGGACTGGAAAGCGGTGGTGGCCGAGCTCGGGCTGCCGATCTTCGTCAAGCCCGCGCACGAGGGCTCGAGCATGGGCGCGACCAAGGTCGTCGAGGCCGCGCAGCTGCAGGCGGCCTGGGAACTGGCCGCGCGCTACGACACGCTGGTGATCGCCGAGGAGTTCATCGCCGGCGCCGAGCTCACCGCGCCCTTCCTCGAGGACCAGGCCTTGCCGCTCGTGCGCATCGTCGCACCCGACGGCAACTACGACTACCAGCACAAGTATTTCACCGACGACACCCGCTACGACTGCCCCTGCGGCCTGCCCGCGCAGCAGGAGGCGGAGCTGCAGGCGATGGTGATGAAGTCGGCGCGCGTGCTCGGCTGCCGCGGCTGGGGGCGTGCCGACCTCATCCTCACCGCGGATGGTCGCCCCTATCTCCTCGAGATGAACACCTCGCCGGGCATGACCGGCCACTCGCTGGTACCGATGTCGGCGCGCGTCGCCGGGATGGACTTCACCGCGCTGTGCTTGACGATCCTCGAAGGAGCCCGCCTTGGCTGA
- the ftsZ gene encoding cell division protein FtsZ, protein MFEIVEKEPTGTVIKVVGVGGAGGNAVDHMIREGVKGVHFISANTDAQALKRCLAPTKVQLGKTGLGAGSKPEAGRAAAQESRDDIAAALEGAHMVFITGGMGGGTGTGAAPVVAEIAKEMGLLTVAVVTKPFDFENRIRVAESGIEELTRHVDSLIVVLNDKLLEVFGDDAGFEECFRSADNVLRSAVGGIAEIINVPGLVNVDFQDVRTAMAEMGRAMMGSAEAAGLDRARIAAEQAAVSPLLEGTELSGARCVLINITASKSLKMSEVRDAVKTVQAFAAPEAFVKYGTVFDDTMEDRIRITVVATGLGAPRAARQPVMQVVQGTGTYGPSMGGGSVDMNSLDVPAVMRSGRRSTVEAMSTSGVGTYDIPAFLRRQAD, encoded by the coding sequence ATGTTTGAAATCGTTGAGAAGGAACCGACCGGGACGGTGATCAAGGTCGTCGGTGTCGGCGGGGCAGGGGGGAACGCGGTCGACCACATGATCCGCGAGGGCGTGAAGGGCGTGCATTTCATCTCGGCCAACACCGATGCCCAGGCGCTCAAGCGCTGCCTGGCGCCGACCAAGGTCCAGCTCGGCAAGACCGGGCTCGGCGCGGGCTCGAAGCCCGAAGCGGGCCGCGCGGCCGCGCAGGAGTCGCGCGATGACATCGCCGCCGCGCTCGAGGGCGCGCACATGGTGTTCATCACCGGCGGCATGGGGGGCGGTACCGGAACGGGCGCGGCCCCCGTGGTCGCCGAGATTGCCAAGGAGATGGGCTTGCTGACCGTTGCCGTGGTGACCAAGCCCTTCGACTTCGAGAACCGCATCCGCGTCGCCGAGAGCGGCATCGAGGAACTCACCCGCCACGTCGACTCCCTGATCGTCGTGCTCAACGACAAACTGCTCGAGGTCTTCGGCGACGACGCCGGCTTCGAGGAGTGCTTCCGCTCGGCCGACAACGTGCTGCGCTCGGCCGTGGGCGGCATCGCCGAGATCATCAACGTGCCCGGTCTGGTCAACGTCGACTTCCAGGACGTGCGTACCGCGATGGCCGAGATGGGCCGCGCGATGATGGGCTCTGCCGAAGCCGCCGGCCTCGACCGCGCACGCATCGCCGCCGAGCAGGCCGCGGTGTCGCCGCTGCTCGAGGGCACCGAACTGTCCGGCGCGCGCTGCGTGCTGATCAACATCACCGCCAGCAAGTCGCTGAAGATGTCGGAAGTGCGCGACGCCGTGAAGACCGTACAGGCCTTCGCCGCGCCGGAAGCCTTCGTCAAGTACGGCACCGTGTTCGACGACACGATGGAAGACCGCATCCGCATCACCGTGGTCGCGACCGGTCTCGGCGCGCCGCGCGCCGCGCGCCAGCCGGTGATGCAGGTGGTCCAGGGCACCGGCACCTACGGCCCGTCGATGGGCGGCGGCAGCGTCGACATGAACAGCCTCGACGTTCCCGCCGTGATGCGCAGCGGGCGTCGGTCGACGGTGGAAGCGATGAGCACGAGCGGCGTCGGCACCTACGACATTCCCGCCTTCCTGCGCCGCCAGGCCGACTGA